One region of Drosophila subobscura isolate 14011-0131.10 chromosome J, UCBerk_Dsub_1.0, whole genome shotgun sequence genomic DNA includes:
- the LOC117895381 gene encoding uncharacterized protein LOC117895381 has translation MTAKLLKVTPLGPLTFSKENSNTTNVSVNNISKVPVLYKLQSTVWGKFKMRPRWGVLLPNEQAQCSITLNQGAELSKRGLDRVLLVCMMAPINSVDMDFTSSFWRHNICYDPMVEKHSFSFQQSKDSMKRQEQLETAARPIAPIYWR, from the exons ATGACagcaaaattattaaaagtcACGCCCCTGGGACCATTGACCTTCTCCAAAGAGAACAGCAATACGACAAATGTATCCGTGAATAATATATCCAAAGTGCCAGTGTTGTATAAG CTACAAAGCACCGTTTGGGGCAAGTTCAAAATGCGTCCCCGTTGGGGCGTGCTGTTGCCCAACGAACAAGCCCAATGCAGCATTACCCTCAACCAGGGAGCGGAGCTCTCGAAACGCGGCCTCGATCGTGTCCTCTTGGTCTGCATGATGGCGCCCATTAACTCGGTGGACATGGACTTTACATCGTCCTTCTGGCGTCACAATATCTGCTATGATCCGATGGTGGAAAAGCATTCGTTTAGTTTTCAGCAATCGAAAGATTCCATGAAACGGCAGGAACAGCTGGAGACTGCCGCTCGTCCTATTGCCCCGATTTACTGGAGGTAA